The Mastacembelus armatus chromosome 13, fMasArm1.2, whole genome shotgun sequence DNA segment CCTTTCGAGGTGGTCGTCTATGTGTTTGCTCCGATTGGTTCTCCCCCTCGTCCTGGCTGAGCTCCAGGTTTGAGCACCAGCGTCGGCTACAATGGTGGCTGTTTTTGACAACCTGTGGTCCAGTGTGTTCTCCTCTGGTTTGGTGTCTCTCAGTTGTGCTGTACCTGCGCTCAGGCAGTACTTGGTGGTCCAGGAGGCTGTTTTCAGACTGGGATCTGCTTGTTTTACTGCTTGATTTCTTGGCTCTCTGTCGCTCATTGTGGCTCTTCTTGGAGGTTTTAATCTTGTAGCTTGGGTGGCCAGGAGAGGGGATACCTTGGGTGGGTTTTGGATACTCTGGGTTGTAATGTCTTGGGGAGCACACAGGGGCATGGCAGGCTTGTCCGGGGATATACTGAGCACTGACTAAATTGTGCTTGTGATGAACAGGAGGTTGTGGATGCCAGGGAGATGTGGGTTCACAACAAAGATCAAGCGCCCCAACACCACAGCTGGAGTCCAGGGAAGACAAAGGTGATGGCAGCCTACCAGCTAGTGAATGTGGTCTGGATGGGGGGTAGGGCAGAGCCAGATAACAGTCCTCCTCCAAAGATGGGGCCTCTCCCCCACCGGCCTCCCTCTCAAGCAGGTCACAACCCCAGCTCTGGCTCTGAGGGTTTGCTGAAAGGTCAAATTGGGGCTGGTAATGGGAGTCAGGAAGGTGTTGCTCTGTGGTAAGGGAAGGAGTTCTCCTGTGTAGGGAGCTGTGTCCGGGGGCACTACAGTATGGAGGTTCAGGGCTCAGGGTGGTGCGAGGCTGACAAGGCCGTGGTAAAAGGGTATGGCGCTGGATGAGACTTAGGATGTAACCCTCTACCCTTAAGACCTGCTGGTAGTCCTCTTCAGTGACCTGATCTTCTGTGGGCTGCTGTGGCCATGGTTGGTTGGCTACACTAAGGTCCCAGTGCCAGGAGTCCACTCCTGAGCCCTCCTCAGCGATGCCCTCCAGAGGTGGGTAAGGAGCAGAAAAAGAGCGGGGTAACGTGGTGCGTAAGACTGGCACGTCCGATTCTCCATTCAGCATGAGGGAGTCTTCTAATTACAGAAATAATTCATTATAATATTGCAtcattataaaaacatatacTTAGGATATAAACATTAATGCATAATGTGATGTGCTTATATAATAGTATTCTATTTTTTACCTCGCTCACCTAGAAAAATGGCTTTGTTCATTTTGGTTAATTTTCTTCACACCTTCTTTATCTTTGAACAAACTTTTTGTACTTTagacaaagaaagagataaACTCAGATTTAAGATACTACTCTCTCAATGTTTAAAATTCTGAAATTATATCCTAAAACTACTTTAACTACCGTACTTCCATGAATGACTGCACAAACCAGAAAGCTTCATTTGTTGCATTATATAAGATGCGTTGACACCTCAGAAATGCATGTGGGAATTTTAAGGCAAAATAAGTTTTTCCAGATCTGCTAGTTTTTCTTACCCACAGATTTTGGCCTGTCATTGGTAACGAGACAGGATGAGACCACCTCTGGGGGCTCGGTGGAACAAGATCTTCCTTTTGGCGACTGACCCTCACTagattcataaaaacctaaattAAAGTGAATGTAGAGAGAGAAGATATCacaattttaattattatgGCTCACTGATAACTGCAGTGTCTTATCACGTTCCACAAGTAGACCCCAAAAAACGCAACCAACTGGGGCATGAAGGAACAGGAAGAGCTGAATAAATTTCAAActcatttaaagtattttacaaTATGAAGAGAAAATCTGACTTTTGTTGTATAAAGCAACAATTTAATGCAAAAATACACTTACTGGCTAAAATGAAAGTGATTAAATTACAAAGTGCAGATTTAGAAATCTCTGAACTTGCAccataatgaaagaaaaggtttaAAACAGTGAAAGTACCAGAACTTGGCCGACTGTCGCCTGTGTCTCCTTGAGCTCCATCGTAACAGCCACAGTCAGTGTCAATCCTCAGCTCTCCCACCTGCTGTTCCAGCGTCTGCATCAGGTCCCACGGGGACGTCTGAAGAGCGCTCTGAAACACAAACGCACAGGCATTCAAGAGACGGTTTTCTTGCTGTTTAATTGATTGTGCTGTTGAGAAGTCATTTTTAAGTAGATGGTAAGAAACAACAATCAGTGACTTcaacaaaacatgaattttaaaCTACAAATTACTGGTTTGAAGAAATGCAAATGGCAGAAGCACAGCTGTGAATCCTTCACTGCTTTTTTCTCCAGTTGCATGTCAGCTCACATTAGTTCagaatacatacatacatatactaaatgtatataaagtatttccattatatatgtaaatatatatatgacaggaaaaactgtatttttcttaATGGGAATACTTCAGAAGAGTAGCTGCCATTTCAGCCAGATAAGATAGTAAAGAGTAAAGGCCCAAGTGATTAATCACAAACTGTCATCTAGGTTTTCCTTCAAAGTTAATagaatacaaaaatataaattgcAGGTCACCAATGTGTTCACTGAAGCGCGTCTGTGTACAGCATCCATATCTGTCACCGGACTTCCTTACGTGAGCAGGCTTACAAAGGAAGCAGTCATTTGGAACATGAATAATTCAGGGCTCTGTCAAGTCCATGGGGATGTCGTGTCATGTGGACGACggggacatacacacacacaaacgtggacacacacacattagtaaGAGAGTGAAGTTGCGTCTCATGTTGACGTCATCGGGCACACGTACTAACATCTGCGGACACGTACACCAGCGTACTGCATTTTGTCCTTTTGGATGTGATACCTATTCTTTTCTTTATGTGGATCCTCATTAGCTTCCACAGAGTCGTCACTAATACTCCTGGGgttcacataaaaaataaaaaacaatactgTGACACTCAAGTCTCATTAGGAGACTTCGTTACCAGAAGATCGAGCATGTCCTCATGACGAGATGACATTTTCTGCGTTACAGTCCTGCTATGATGGAGCACCTGTCAGAAAACTGCTACAGTCTCATTTAGTGTGCACTGTCTTCGCCTACAGAAATTTAGTGGTATAGTTGGTGTGTTGCTCGGGTCATCACACATTCATGTTGCCCTCAGGATACTGACTTTGATGAGCCCCTGACTTTTGCTGTAGCGCCCTCGTTAAGTTAATCATTTTAGTTCTGAGTGAcgtttattaaaaacacaaccttTAGATCTATTGTAATGTacttttctttaacttttctTCTAAAATAGCTCAAACAGCTCAAAATTAAACCTTAACCAACACTTTGGATACTTAAAACGGCaataagtaaattaaaaatCCTATATGAAATGGAAAATTGGATTTTCCTAAATTTGATCTCCTGGTCCTGTagataaaaaagacaaatgcttCCCACACAACCTCCTCATTCCAAACACTGTTGGTTTTTTGTCTCGGTGGGTTGTTTGTTGTCTCACTATAAACAAAGGTTTAGCATTACTTCATCAATATGCTTTTGTGTGGCAGAAATGAAGAGTGGAGAGCTTCGCCTGGGGTCACTGGCACGAGGTAAAGAAATAGCTGGGAGGAGGGAAGAGTATTgtaaatcaattaatcaatgaTGCTGTTTCAAACAATTGATTGCTCGCTGCCTCTTCGTGGCCATGCCTACAAatggacacacatgcacaccgtGGACGTCATGGTGCtcattattaaattattatgctgcagaaaacaaacaaagaaaaacaaaatacaaaaatacagaacatttaGTTGAGCAGCTCCAGAACTGGTTCATCCTGTAGCCAGGACCTTTTCGCAGGCTGGTCTTTGATTGCACTCTATTATTAATGGTCTCACACTGGTTCC contains these protein-coding regions:
- the dact3b gene encoding dapper 1 isoform X1, coding for MHRAFSFPVTVERSRTKERLEASLAGLCELELRKQRQECLVLGALALGDPLPQDDSRGDLACFSSWGQENLTLRRQLSALQTSPWDLMQTLEQQVGELRIDTDCGCYDGAQGDTGDSRPSSGFYESSEGQSPKGRSCSTEPPEVVSSCLVTNDRPKSVEDSLMLNGESDVPVLRTTLPRSFSAPYPPLEGIAEEGSGVDSWHWDLSVANQPWPQQPTEDQVTEEDYQQVLRVEGYILSLIQRHTLLPRPCQPRTTLSPEPPYCSAPGHSSLHRRTPSLTTEQHLPDSHYQPQFDLSANPQSQSWGCDLLEREAGGGEAPSLEEDCYLALPYPPSRPHSLAGRLPSPLSSLDSSCGVGALDLCCEPTSPWHPQPPVHHKHNLVSAQYIPGQACHAPVCSPRHYNPEYPKPTQGIPSPGHPSYKIKTSKKSHNERQRAKKSSSKTSRSQSENSLLDHQVLPERRYSTTERHQTRGEHTGPQVVKNSHHCSRRWCSNLELSQDEGENQSEQTHRRPPRKVRHGHTLAHSQPQNYQQQQHHWHPDFQERAPLCQGEEGYAAAAPAESESSMSEVYSPPSSSLSSDSDESGGLVWPQQLPPRLASTSSSSSPSPQATASTPSQAKTFVKIKASHALKKKILRFRSGSLKVMTTV
- the dact3b gene encoding dapper 1 isoform X3; the protein is MHRAFSFPVTVERSRTKERLEASLAGLCELELRKQRQECLVLGALALGDPLPQDDSRGDLACFSSWGQENLTLRRQLSALQTSPWDLMQTLEQQVGELRIDTDCGCYDGAQGDTGDSRPSSEDSLMLNGESDVPVLRTTLPRSFSAPYPPLEGIAEEGSGVDSWHWDLSVANQPWPQQPTEDQVTEEDYQQVLRVEGYILSLIQRHTLLPRPCQPRTTLSPEPPYCSAPGHSSLHRRTPSLTTEQHLPDSHYQPQFDLSANPQSQSWGCDLLEREAGGGEAPSLEEDCYLALPYPPSRPHSLAGRLPSPLSSLDSSCGVGALDLCCEPTSPWHPQPPVHHKHNLVSAQYIPGQACHAPVCSPRHYNPEYPKPTQGIPSPGHPSYKIKTSKKSHNERQRAKKSSSKTSRSQSENSLLDHQVLPERRYSTTERHQTRGEHTGPQVVKNSHHCSRRWCSNLELSQDEGENQSEQTHRRPPRKVRHGHTLAHSQPQNYQQQQHHWHPDFQERAPLCQGEEGYAAAAPAESESSMSEVYSPPSSSLSSDSDESGGLVWPQQLPPRLASTSSSSSPSPQATASTPSQAKTFVKIKASHALKKKILRFRSGSLKVMTTV
- the dact3b gene encoding dapper 1 isoform X4, translated to MHRAFSFPVTVERSRTKERLEASLAGLCELELRKQRQECLVLGALALGDPLPQDDSRGDLACFSSWGQENLTLRRQLSALQTSPWDLMQTLEQQVGELRIDTDCGCYDGAQGDTGDSRPSSDSLMLNGESDVPVLRTTLPRSFSAPYPPLEGIAEEGSGVDSWHWDLSVANQPWPQQPTEDQVTEEDYQQVLRVEGYILSLIQRHTLLPRPCQPRTTLSPEPPYCSAPGHSSLHRRTPSLTTEQHLPDSHYQPQFDLSANPQSQSWGCDLLEREAGGGEAPSLEEDCYLALPYPPSRPHSLAGRLPSPLSSLDSSCGVGALDLCCEPTSPWHPQPPVHHKHNLVSAQYIPGQACHAPVCSPRHYNPEYPKPTQGIPSPGHPSYKIKTSKKSHNERQRAKKSSSKTSRSQSENSLLDHQVLPERRYSTTERHQTRGEHTGPQVVKNSHHCSRRWCSNLELSQDEGENQSEQTHRRPPRKVRHGHTLAHSQPQNYQQQQHHWHPDFQERAPLCQGEEGYAAAAPAESESSMSEVYSPPSSSLSSDSDESGGLVWPQQLPPRLASTSSSSSPSPQATASTPSQAKTFVKIKASHALKKKILRFRSGSLKVMTTV
- the dact3b gene encoding dapper 1 isoform X2 translates to MHRAFSFPVTVERSRTKERLEASLAGLCELELRKQRQECLVLGALALGDPLPQDDSRGDLACFSSWGQENLTLRRQLSALQTSPWDLMQTLEQQVGELRIDTDCGCYDGAQGDTGDSRPSSGFYESSEGQSPKGRSCSTEPPEVVSSCLVTNDRPKSVDSLMLNGESDVPVLRTTLPRSFSAPYPPLEGIAEEGSGVDSWHWDLSVANQPWPQQPTEDQVTEEDYQQVLRVEGYILSLIQRHTLLPRPCQPRTTLSPEPPYCSAPGHSSLHRRTPSLTTEQHLPDSHYQPQFDLSANPQSQSWGCDLLEREAGGGEAPSLEEDCYLALPYPPSRPHSLAGRLPSPLSSLDSSCGVGALDLCCEPTSPWHPQPPVHHKHNLVSAQYIPGQACHAPVCSPRHYNPEYPKPTQGIPSPGHPSYKIKTSKKSHNERQRAKKSSSKTSRSQSENSLLDHQVLPERRYSTTERHQTRGEHTGPQVVKNSHHCSRRWCSNLELSQDEGENQSEQTHRRPPRKVRHGHTLAHSQPQNYQQQQHHWHPDFQERAPLCQGEEGYAAAAPAESESSMSEVYSPPSSSLSSDSDESGGLVWPQQLPPRLASTSSSSSPSPQATASTPSQAKTFVKIKASHALKKKILRFRSGSLKVMTTV